The Desulfitobacterium chlororespirans DSM 11544 genome contains a region encoding:
- a CDS encoding MFS transporter, which translates to MSVVNPSAVEKSAMAKIIRHIIPLSIILYIINIIDRGNLGYAALDMNKALSISPEAFGSLTAMFFVGYFFFEIPSNMLMHRTGARLWLGRIMFTWGLVTCGMFWAQNFTHVAILRILLGIMEAGFFPGMMYYFTFFFPSRYRAGIISMFFLAAPIANSIGAPFATQIMANVHWLGHDGWRWVFMIEGLLAVAGAFLTWGYLKNSPDEANWLNAEEKAWVKGELAGELANKTETEHFKLKDVFKYSTIWRLGFIYMFIQVTAQTFAFWTPTLVKEFSTSFSNTTVGWIMMMPGILGALFMLWWGPHSDRTNERIWHAGIPMLIFAAALGVIAFSDSITVKLVALALTGIGNYAFYGPYWAIPSLYLSGEALAIGLALINSLSSFAGFAGNLIIGYIKVSSFGSTGVLVFQLLCAAVSFFLVITLKIKKDESHSNGKTATGVAK; encoded by the coding sequence ATGAGCGTTGTTAATCCTTCGGCTGTAGAAAAAAGCGCTATGGCGAAAATCATCAGGCACATTATTCCCTTATCCATTATTCTGTACATCATCAACATTATTGACAGAGGCAACCTGGGTTATGCTGCTTTGGATATGAATAAAGCCTTAAGTATCTCACCGGAAGCTTTTGGTTCTTTGACCGCTATGTTTTTTGTCGGCTATTTCTTTTTTGAAATTCCCAGCAATATGCTGATGCACCGTACGGGAGCCAGACTTTGGCTGGGCCGGATCATGTTCACCTGGGGACTTGTCACCTGTGGTATGTTTTGGGCACAAAACTTTACCCATGTCGCTATTCTTCGTATTTTATTAGGTATTATGGAAGCCGGCTTTTTTCCCGGGATGATGTACTACTTTACCTTCTTTTTCCCTTCCAGATACCGTGCGGGAATTATTTCGATGTTCTTTCTGGCGGCTCCCATCGCCAACTCCATTGGTGCTCCCTTTGCCACTCAGATTATGGCGAATGTCCATTGGCTTGGTCATGACGGCTGGAGATGGGTATTTATGATCGAAGGTCTCCTGGCTGTAGCCGGTGCCTTTTTGACCTGGGGTTATCTGAAGAACAGCCCGGATGAGGCCAACTGGCTCAACGCCGAAGAAAAAGCCTGGGTTAAAGGCGAATTGGCAGGGGAGTTAGCCAACAAAACAGAAACCGAACACTTCAAGCTTAAGGATGTCTTTAAATATTCGACGATTTGGAGATTGGGCTTCATCTATATGTTCATTCAAGTTACTGCTCAGACGTTCGCCTTCTGGACACCAACTTTGGTTAAAGAATTTTCCACGAGCTTCAGCAACACCACTGTGGGTTGGATTATGATGATGCCCGGAATCCTGGGAGCGCTCTTCATGCTCTGGTGGGGGCCTCATTCCGACCGAACCAATGAACGGATTTGGCACGCCGGAATTCCTATGCTAATCTTTGCGGCGGCTCTGGGTGTCATTGCCTTCTCCGACAGCATTACCGTCAAACTTGTGGCACTGGCCTTGACCGGGATCGGCAATTATGCCTTCTATGGTCCTTACTGGGCGATTCCCTCCCTTTATCTTTCCGGAGAGGCACTGGCCATCGGCTTGGCCCTTATTAACTCTTTATCCAGCTTTGCAGGGTTTGCTGGCAATCTGATCATTGGTTATATTAAGGTTTCCTCTTTCGGAAGCACCGGTGTCCTGGTATTTCAGCTCCTTTGTGCCGCAGTTTCTTTCTTCTTGGTCATTACCCTGAAGATCAAGAAAGACGAGAGCCATTCGAATGGAAAAACTGCAACCGGGGTTGCCAAGTAA